In Leptospira harrisiae, a genomic segment contains:
- the infB gene encoding translation initiation factor IF-2, with translation MEEQKSIKETLQQGASGDKTKKKLVIKKKAAPADEKKESGTSPQSAEAKTTSPASDKKKDLNELIREEAKRQGLGSGPQAPSQASPIVSRPERKPEPQAERERPPMDRKPESILSGDTSSPNYRSGGGSGQGGQQGGGNQGYFRKEDRNPIVSRPTTPRPQRPEGQGGGYQGNRGPGQGGGGYQGNRGPGQGGGGYQGNRGPGQGSPGGYQGNRGPGQGGPGGYQGNRGARPIGQGGPGAGRPPGDAPFGAPGGPPGAGGASGAKKKVFDKEKGGREENENTKFFKQSFRKQKAQAAALAAVPKEISILENIQVGEIAKKLNLKPGEVISKLMKMGMMVTINNVIDAETASILADDYGCKVKIVSLYDETVIEEEKDAPEDYITRPPVVTIMGHVDHGKTKLLDTIRSSRVAEGESGGITQHIGAYQVETERGKIAFLDTPGHEAFTSMRARGASVTDIVVLVVAADDGVMPQTIEAINHAKEAEVPIIVAVNKIDLPAANPEKVRQELSNYGLQPEEWGGTTIFCDISAKSNIGIDKLLEMLIIQAELLDHKANPKRKAKGTIVEAKLDPGRGAVATVLIQNGTLRVGDAFVAGVHAGRVRAMYDDLGHSIREAGPSFPALVTGLDGVPDAGAPFDVVIDDKEARTISHSRQDYERLGQSKNAATRVTLDNMSEIIKQGALKELKVIIKADVRGSTEAVKEALEKLSTADVRLNVIHAGTGAIVDSDIILASASNAIVIGFHTRANPKTVSLAEKEKVEIKYYSIIYDVVNEVKASMEGMLEPEKVENVIGKVEIRDVFKISKVGNIAGCMVKSGKVTKQAYVRVVSSESGEITWEGKIKNLKRMKDDVADVLTGFECGILLDGFNDFSVGDEIEAYEIREIARKL, from the coding sequence ATGGAAGAGCAAAAATCGATTAAAGAAACCCTCCAGCAGGGAGCCAGTGGTGACAAAACCAAGAAAAAGCTTGTCATCAAGAAAAAAGCGGCACCTGCAGATGAGAAAAAAGAATCCGGTACGAGTCCGCAAAGCGCAGAAGCCAAAACAACTTCTCCTGCTTCGGACAAAAAAAAGGATTTGAATGAACTCATTCGTGAGGAAGCCAAAAGACAGGGACTCGGTTCCGGTCCACAAGCTCCTTCCCAAGCATCACCGATTGTGTCCCGGCCAGAAAGAAAACCGGAACCACAAGCAGAAAGAGAAAGACCTCCTATGGATCGTAAACCCGAATCCATTCTTTCTGGTGATACATCTTCTCCTAACTACCGTTCCGGCGGTGGTTCTGGCCAAGGCGGCCAACAAGGAGGAGGAAACCAAGGTTATTTTAGAAAAGAAGATCGTAACCCGATCGTTTCACGTCCTACAACTCCGCGCCCTCAAAGACCGGAAGGCCAAGGCGGTGGATACCAAGGAAATCGCGGACCTGGACAAGGCGGCGGCGGATACCAAGGGAATCGTGGACCTGGACAAGGTGGCGGTGGATACCAAGGAAATCGCGGGCCTGGACAAGGTAGCCCTGGTGGATACCAAGGAAATCGTGGACCTGGACAAGGTGGCCCTGGTGGATACCAAGGAAATCGTGGAGCTAGACCCATCGGTCAAGGTGGCCCTGGCGCAGGTAGACCTCCTGGTGACGCTCCTTTTGGTGCTCCGGGTGGACCTCCCGGTGCTGGTGGTGCCAGTGGTGCCAAAAAGAAAGTATTCGATAAAGAAAAGGGCGGAAGAGAAGAAAACGAAAACACTAAGTTTTTCAAACAATCTTTCCGCAAACAAAAGGCACAAGCTGCAGCATTAGCAGCTGTTCCGAAAGAAATCTCCATTTTGGAAAACATCCAAGTGGGAGAGATCGCTAAAAAACTGAATTTAAAACCCGGTGAAGTCATCAGTAAACTCATGAAAATGGGAATGATGGTAACCATCAATAATGTGATCGATGCAGAAACAGCATCCATCCTAGCAGATGACTATGGTTGTAAGGTGAAGATTGTTTCTCTTTACGATGAAACTGTTATCGAAGAAGAAAAGGATGCACCGGAAGACTACATCACTCGTCCTCCAGTGGTGACTATCATGGGTCACGTTGACCATGGTAAAACAAAACTTCTCGATACCATTCGCTCATCACGAGTGGCAGAAGGGGAGTCTGGTGGAATCACTCAGCACATTGGTGCTTACCAAGTAGAAACAGAACGCGGTAAAATTGCTTTCCTCGATACACCTGGTCACGAAGCCTTCACTTCCATGAGAGCACGTGGTGCCTCGGTTACTGACATTGTTGTGCTCGTTGTTGCTGCAGACGATGGGGTTATGCCTCAAACGATTGAAGCCATCAACCATGCCAAAGAAGCAGAAGTGCCAATCATTGTTGCGGTAAACAAAATTGATTTACCTGCAGCAAACCCAGAAAAGGTGAGACAAGAACTTTCTAATTACGGATTACAACCAGAAGAGTGGGGTGGAACTACCATCTTCTGTGATATCTCAGCGAAAAGTAATATTGGAATCGATAAACTTCTTGAGATGCTTATCATCCAAGCAGAACTTCTGGATCACAAAGCCAATCCAAAACGAAAAGCAAAAGGAACCATTGTGGAAGCAAAACTCGATCCAGGTCGTGGTGCTGTGGCAACGGTTCTCATCCAAAACGGAACTCTTCGTGTAGGAGATGCTTTTGTTGCGGGAGTTCACGCAGGTCGTGTGCGAGCTATGTATGACGATCTTGGTCATTCGATCCGTGAAGCCGGTCCTTCTTTCCCTGCCCTTGTGACAGGACTTGATGGAGTTCCTGATGCTGGCGCACCATTCGATGTGGTGATTGACGATAAAGAAGCACGAACCATTTCTCATAGCCGTCAAGACTATGAAAGACTAGGCCAATCTAAAAATGCGGCCACTCGTGTGACTCTCGACAATATGAGTGAGATCATCAAACAAGGTGCTCTCAAAGAACTCAAAGTCATCATCAAAGCGGACGTACGCGGATCTACAGAAGCGGTGAAAGAAGCACTAGAAAAACTTTCAACTGCCGATGTTCGTCTCAACGTAATCCATGCAGGAACAGGTGCCATAGTTGATTCCGATATCATTTTGGCATCGGCTTCGAACGCCATCGTGATTGGTTTCCATACTCGTGCGAATCCAAAAACGGTCTCTCTTGCAGAGAAAGAAAAAGTAGAAATCAAATACTACAGTATCATCTACGATGTTGTGAACGAGGTGAAAGCTTCCATGGAAGGAATGCTCGAACCAGAAAAAGTAGAAAACGTAATCGGTAAGGTAGAAATCCGTGACGTATTCAAAATTTCTAAAGTTGGTAACATTGCAGGTTGTATGGTTAAATCTGGGAAGGTCACAAAACAAGCTTATGTTCGTGTGGTCTCAAGCGAGTCCGGTGAAATCACTTGGGAAGGTAAGATCAAAAACCTCAAACGTATGAAAGATGACGTGGCAGATGTTCTTACTGGATTTGAGTGCGGTATCTTACTCGATGGATTCAACGACTTCTCTGTGGGTGACGAAATCGAAGCATACGAGATTCGCGAGATTGCTCGTAAACTGTAA
- the rbfA gene encoding 30S ribosome-binding factor RbfA translates to MNPIRMKKLESEIIRLISTAILEGKVKDPRVFLPSFHRIEISEDLQYAKVYFTALCNNNERKKLTQGLVSCAGFLSSLVGKNLHLHTNPRFTFVWDNNYIKSLEVNRLIDESAPKTLFEELHPEESESNTDSEDDSETEISSPSQTKTDGDGNSKE, encoded by the coding sequence ATGAATCCCATTCGAATGAAAAAACTCGAATCGGAGATCATTCGCCTTATCTCCACAGCAATTTTGGAAGGCAAGGTAAAAGACCCTCGGGTCTTTTTACCGAGTTTCCATCGGATCGAGATCAGTGAAGACCTCCAATATGCAAAAGTGTATTTTACTGCTCTATGTAATAACAACGAAAGGAAAAAACTCACACAAGGCCTAGTTTCTTGTGCAGGTTTTTTATCCTCTCTTGTGGGAAAAAATCTCCACCTTCACACCAACCCAAGATTTACATTTGTCTGGGACAATAACTACATCAAAAGTTTAGAAGTGAATCGTCTGATTGATGAATCCGCTCCCAAAACTCTTTTCGAAGAACTGCATCCAGAAGAATCCGAATCAAATACAGATTCAGAAGATGATTCTGAAACGGAAATTTCTTCTCCATCCCAAACAAAAACTGATGGTGATGGAAATAGCAAAGAGTAA